A part of Antechinus flavipes isolate AdamAnt ecotype Samford, QLD, Australia chromosome 6, AdamAnt_v2, whole genome shotgun sequence genomic DNA contains:
- the LOC127541575 gene encoding olfactory receptor 1094-like, with amino-acid sequence MSNHTEVTIFILMGFTDHLEVQIILFLVFFVVYLFTLVGNLGLVVLVMMDSRLHTPMYHFLSVLSFLDACYSSVITPKMLVNFLVKDKTISFSGCVAQMLISVSFGTTECFLLAVMAYDRYIAICNPLLYTAIMTPRVYVPLIIGSYVGGVSHAILHTVATFSLSFCASNVIKHIFCDIPPLLAISCSDTHVNELLLFIFVSSIEIFTILIVLVSYGFILAAIMRIHSAEGRRKVFSTCGSHLTGVSIYHGTILFMYLRPSSSYSLDYDMVLSVFYTIVIPMLNPIIYSLRNKDVKEAVKKTLGKIYISDPDTL; translated from the coding sequence ATGTCTAATCACACAGAAGTGACCATATTTATTTTGATGGGGTTTACAGATCATCTGGAAGTACAAATCATCCTTTTTTTGGTGTTCTTTGTAGTCTATCTCTTTACACTTGTGGGAAATCTGGGATTGGTGGTGTTAGTTATGATGGATTCCCGCCTCCATACCCCTATGTATCATTTCTTGAGTGTCTTATCTTTCTTGGATGCTTGCTATTCCTCAGTAATCACACCTAAGATGTTAGTCAATTTCTTAGTAAAGGATAAAACCATTTCCTTTTCAGGTTGTGTAGCTCAGATGCTTATCTCTGTAAGTTTTGGGACTACTGAGTGTTTCCTCTTGGCTGTCATGGCATATGATCGCTACATTGCCATCTGTAACCCTCTGCTCTATACAGCCATCATGACTCCTCGAGTCTATGTGCCTCTTATCATTGGCTCATATGTAGGGGGTGTGTCACATGCCATTTTACACACTGTGGCTACATTTAGTTTATCCTTTTGTGCATCCAATGTAATTAAACATATCTTTTGTGACATCCCTCCCCTCTTGGCCATTTCCTGTTCTGACACTCATGTCAATGAACTGCTGcttttcatctttgtgagttcaattGAAATCTTCACCATTCTGATTGTCCTGGTTTCCTATGGTTTCATCTTGGCTGCCATTATGAGGATCCACTCAgctgaagggagaaggaaagtcTTTTCTACTTGTGGTTCTCACCTGACAGGTGTTTCTATCTACCATGGGACAATCCTCTTCATGTACCTGAGACCCTCTTCCAGCTACTCTTTGGACTATGACATGGTGCTATCTGTTTTTTATACTATTGTGATACCTATGTTGAATCCTATAATCTATAGTTTGAGGAATAAGGATGTGAAAGAGGCAGTTAAAAAA